The genomic stretch CCGATCGATCCGTATGGGCCCACGCGCGGGCGCCAAAAGCTCTCACCATCGTCCTGTTCGCGTCACTTCTCGCGTACACCTACCTACGCAGGCAAATTGACCTGTAACTTGCTCATTAACCTTTGCCGGCCTACGTACTGCCAAAGAGGCATCAGTGTCAGAAAGCATATTGGACTGGCATGGTGATGACTCAAAACTTGTTAACCCTCCGGTTTATTAGTTTAGGGACTAGGGAGACAACGAGATGTTTCATACTAATGACGTGAAGGCCTTCATATATATTGTGTATTGTCGCGCAAGCACTGTGCGAAAATGGTTTGTCAAATGTCAAGTCCTATACTTATCTCGCCATCAAAGTTCCTCAACTGAATCATCGATACCCACCTTGGTGCAGCGGCAGCTTTCCCCGTATCCAAGAGATTGGGGTATAGACCTAGGCAAATGAAGTCCGCCCCCGCATCCAAAAGATTGGAGGGTATAGACCTGAGCGAAATGACGTTCGAAATAGCCTGAGGTTGCTAGGCTAAGCCCGGCCCATGACCCTAACACGACCTGGGGTGGTGCTGAGACTCGTCCTCGctaattatttattttaaatattttacaCGTAAAAATGGTAAGCAACCCGACCGTGGTCGAGCCCACCCCATGCCTCTCATGGGCAGGCATGaacgtgattttttttttgccacgaAACATTTCGGACTTTTAGTTGGCCACCCACAATTTGCTTAGGTCTACTGGGAGCACCACAATTTAACTCTAACAAAAAGTGGCAGCAGCAGTGAAAGGGCATTTAGCCTATTAGTTAGAGCAGCAAGCCCCGTTCTATTCctcgtgggagcgaattaaacaggtttggaataaaaaataTGTTGAGGCTTCGCCCTACCGACTTCGATAAAAAAAAGAGGCAGCAACAACTCCAAGAAGAGCCATGTCAAAACCCCGTTTACAAACTTTAAATGGTTATAATTTACTTATTCAAAGGTAAATTAGGAAAATCAGTTTCACAATAACCAATAAAATTATTAGTTCAAAAAAACAAATGACTATGGAGAAAACCACTCTAGAATACTAGATATTTTTGGAGCGCGTAAAAACATAATTGTTGTTTGAAAAACAATTTCACAATAACCAACGAAATTATTAGTTCAAAACAACAAATGACTATGGAGAAAATCACTCTAGAATACTAGATATTTCGAGCACGTAAAAACATAACTATTGTTTGTATCGTTGCCAAGAAGTACTGTTTCAAATGATTTTAGAGGAGGAGCCACGAGAAAACCACTCTAGAATACTAGATATTTGTTTCGAAATTATTAGTTCAAAACAACAAATGACTATGGAGAAAACCACTCTAGAATACTAGATATTTTTGGAGCGCGTAAAAACATAACTGTTGTTTGAAAAAAATTCACAATAACCAACGAAATTATTAGTTCAAAACAACAAATGACTATGGAGAAAACCACTCTAGAATGCTAGATATTTCGAGCGCATAAAAACATAACTGTTGTTTGTATTGTTGCCAAGAAAAAACTGTTTCAAATGATTTTAGAGGAGGAGCCACGAGAAAACCACTCTAGAATACTAGATATTTGTTTCGAATGATTTTAGAGAAGAAGCCACGAGAAAATCACTCTAGAATACTAGATATAAACATAACTATTTTTATCGTTGCCAACAAGTACTGTTTCAAATGATTTTAGAGGAAGAGTCATGGGTACAGTGATTCGCAAAGAGCTATTTCAAATGATTTTAGAGGAGGAGTCATGGGTATTTCAAATGATTTTAGAGGAGGAGCCACAAGAAAACCACTCTAGAATACTAGATATTTGTTTTGAATGATTTTAGAATGATTTTAGAGAAGGAGTCATGAGAAAACCACTCTAGAATATAAACATAACTATTTTTATCGTTGCCAACAAGTACTATTTTAAATGATTTTAGAGGAGAAGTCATGGGTACAGTGATCCGCAAAGAGATGTTTCAAATGATTTTAGAAGAGGAATCATAGGTACAGTGATCCGCAAAGAGGATGGCAGTTTCCCAGTGGCCATAGCAAGATGATAGTTTAGTTTCCTCAAGCTTGCAGAACAGCGTAAAATGTTCACCCTCCAAGCTATTTCTGTGGCTCCCAGCTCGATTGTTGCATGGACTGCCCCCAATAACTAGATCAAACCCACCAATTCTTCTAATATAGCTACACCATGTTCCATCCTAGCTAACTTGCACTCAGGACACTACACGACTCTATTGACACATAACTAAAATAAACACGACCAAATAATAAGATTAAGTCAAACATCGTTCACCTCAGATTTCTCAACTGAAATCATATCTACTTGCTACTATATATTTTAGTCTCTGTTTGATCAAAATCTAGGTCCTTCCAATTTATGGTATCGAAAAATAAAGTTAGAATATTAATGTATGTATTTTCTTATCTATATCTAAGAGTTTAGACACTAAATTTTGATAGGTTACACAATTTAATTAAAATGACTATGATGCCCAAGAGTAGCTCCCCATTTGATCTCGTCCATGGCCCCAAAATGCCAGGACCGGCCCTAAACGCATGGCGGTGCTAGATAGGTTATTGATATGTTCTCAGGCAGGTTGGCCAATGAGCCAATGCTTTTCGTGGAACCCATTTCACTCTCAATGCTTTTGACTCTAATCTCATGCAAAATTGTTAGTATCCTCATAACTAACATTTTTCTCAGTTACTAACCTCATCGTGCTCATTAGGTATATTTTCTTCTAATGCTaataattttcattttttaaaCTAAAGTTATAGTTGCTAGCTACCATTGCTTGGATGTGTATATATAAAGAGAGAGGAATTGGAAAGCAAAATATCAACAACATGCAGAGTAACACGAATGTACCTCTCTTGCAATCATTTAGGGCTCCCCAAATACATGGCACTGAGCAAAATATCTTGATAATAAAGGACATGCCATTGTAGATGGAAAGTTGAAAGCTAGTGTTGCAcctaataataataaattagaGGAGAAAATCCTTTTTTACCATTAACCATGACATTAGTCTAAGTTTTATCCTCCAGCTCTTACAACTAAACAAAATAGAGGCCACaactctaaaaaaaattatgaataaCCTATTAGCCCAAAAGAACATTGGTGATTATATTTGCTTGACATGGTCACTCGACATGACAGAATTATTGTTGACATGCATGAGGTGTTACATGACTCGATACAAATTATATTTAGTTAGGCCATTTTAATgtcatttttttaaataaattgttTACACTGAGTAGAAGATATGATAAAGGTATTTTCAACATAGGGTGATAGGCATGCGGTGATGTAGCTCAGGGCGGCACGGCTATACAGCGCAATGGCCACATAGCTTGGGGTGTGAACGTCTCTGCCACCTCCACTCACTTCGCATGGGGCATGGCTTAGGGCTGCAGATGTGGTGTGGGTGGAGCTGGCGGCGCTTCGGGCGGAATGGTTATTTCAAAGCTCACTGAATATTTGATTTGCTCTATGGAAATTTGCACTTCCATCTTGCATGGCATTAAAAGGTGGTGCCTAATAAATCACATGAATATGTGTGCAGAGTAGTGTTTGTGGATTTTGCTTCACAAAAAAGGTGATTTCATAATAAATTACACAAATGTTAGCACAAAATAATTCGCAGAGTTTAACCTCTCTTGGGTAGGTTTTCTTTCTTGAAACCCTCTGAACTTAATCATCCAATTTAGAAAACTTTGTATGTAGTAGTTGCACCTATATGAGATGAGAAGTAGCTTTAATGAACCTAGCATATTTGTGCCTTGTTGCTCAGGGATCATTTATTTAGAGATCATAGAGTTGTGTGGTTCTACATCATTGAATTAATGAAACAGCACACTGTCCCGCATTGATGTTGCACCCATCTTGTACAGATGCCGAACTAGCTCAACAGCAGCAGGAAGAGCGGCATCTTCATTGCCATGTGTGTGGTGGCGCAGTAAGCCATATGCAGATATCCTTTCAATTGCCCAGAGATCACCGCCTTGATCATTTGATCATTTGCTTGTGCGTCTCACCAAACATTTCGAGCAAAGAAGATTTGGTGCTCCGAGGACTCCAACTCCTAATTTTTTTAGGGCAAATCATAAGAGCTTCTATTGATTCAAAACATTGTTGCAATATTTGCTAGCAATCTCCTAATTGAGGCAAGCTATATGTACTCTGCCTTTACCGCTCTCCCACACCCCACTCTTTGGGCATCTTCCATCAGACGCATCTGTCATACTGGAAAGGGTATTGTCGTATTGATATGTTCTCACCTAGTTAGCTAGCCAATGAGCCAAAACTTTTCCAACTCATTATGCTGCCAATGCTTCCAACTCTAATGTTACAAATAATTGTTAGCAACCTCACCATCACCATTTCCTTTATAACTATCCCCATCTTGCACATTTAGAGGCATTTTTCTCTAATGCTAATTTGCTTTTAGTTGTCATCTGCCTCCTCTGGATGTGTGTATATAAAGAGAGAGAAATGGGCCAGCATTCGACTGGCTATAGAACTTGGAGTCTCAAATATTGTGGTGGAAACCGACTCAAAGGTGTTGCTCGACCTATGAGAATCTAGGAACAAACAACGTTCAGAGATCATGTCAATACTGGCTGAAATCCAAGAGGAACTTCTCTTCTTTTTCAATTGTTTTTGTTAGGCATTTGGTGAACCTAGCTGCTCATGTCTGTGCTAAGGAGGCCTTACATTTAAGAGTTCTAGGGCGTGTTTGGTTGCTGAGCTTAGATCTAGTCTGGGTAGGAGTTAGCCATGGCTAGGATTAACCTGTCTAATCGGACAAATGAGCTCCGTGTTTGGTTGACTGGCTTAGCCTAGCCTGATCTTTGAAGCCTGTGTTTGGTTGTATGGCTTGTACCGAGTTTAGTTACCTATTCTGGGATATGGTGAGTTCACCTCACCTCCGCATTGAATAATTATCATAATTTTATTACAGGAAGTGAAAGAATTAGCAAGACAAattgaagcatccccacatctATGAATCATCAAGACATTCTACTCCAGAAATAAGACACATTCTACTCCAAAAACAAATGAGATTCATATGGTCTGGTCTTAAAAAATGAAACAGACAAACAATTGAACCATGACTTGTAATCTCCTTCTACAAAATGACCTCTTAGGAGCATGTGCCAATTAATGTTGGGTATCATGTCACCGCAATTCAGTGGTGCCTCCCAGCAGCTTGGTCAATGCCAAGCCACGTCGACGCCATGCTTCACATCACCACCGAAGCCAAGCTAAGTTTTCCAAAATAAATCGGGATTCCTTGAGCAAATCAATCTTCTTACCTCAGCCTGCACAAAATCAAGCTGTTGGACCTCAGCCAGCGAAAAATCAAGCTGTTGGATCCCCAAATCGACTATCTGGTTGGAGAGCTTATCGAGGAGCTCGATCTATTAGAAGAGATTAGAGAGGAGGGGGTTGCCACGGTGCTACCATCGAGCTGGAAGAGGCCATGCGGCTTGGTGTCTGTGCAAGTTGAGGAGCGGGTTGTGGCAGATGGCATCAACAATGGGTAGAGGTTTcagcgggtggcggcggtgatgcGCTTTGAGAAAGGAGCGCATATCCGCCATGGACTTAAGCTCGTGGTGACTGATGGGAGCGGTGATGGGAGGCGAGATGGAGGCCAGCACGTGGTGGGTCATGGTCAAGCCCAACCTTGCTACGAGTTCTATACGCTCGATTTGGATGTTCTTCTTACCCAGATTTAGTCGACCTTTTTCACAACTCAGGCCTGCCTAAGTGCTCTGGCCAGGTAACCAAACAAATATTTCTTGGCTTGGGCTGGCCtgccacccaaccaaacacgtCCATAAAGTCTAGCTATGCCAATGGCTATGTCTTTTTAAGATAGGTTATGAACTCGTGTACTCTAATTGTAACTCTGAAAATGAACGAAGCGCTCTTAGTctcgaaaaagaaaaaaggtacTGTTACATATAGTTAGCATATAGTTAACCGGCTAGGTGCTACTTCATACCACATCCTGCTGAGAGGTCGAGAGCATTTAAGTCACGGCTTTTTCTGATTAGCAAGGCATCGATCGATCTCGATCATGGTACTTTCCATATATACCAAGGCAAACACAAAATACTAAAGTAAGCATAGTAAATGGGCGTACCAATATAGTATTCCGGAACGTGCGAGGAGGGTGCGGTAAAAGATTTGGTCTCGCGCTCCTACGGAAAAAAACGTTGCGCGGGCGACGCCGAAACCCTTGTCCCCTTCGCCACGTCTGACAGGGACGCCTCCCCTCGCTTGACCGCGTCTGGGatccggccccggcgccggcttGACGAGACCACTCCAATCATCCCGCCGTGTGGGGCCGGCCCCCCGTTGATTGCCTCCTGGACGGACGTACCACAGGGTGGGGGCCGCAAAtcaccgcgcgccgcgtggaCCGGTGGCGAGGACACGTTGGCAGCAGCCAGCCGCCCGCaacggaggagaggagagaagggaAAGCGGGTGTTGCGCGAAGATCTTTTGCTTTCCGGTGGTTAAATAAAGTAATCGACTCGCGTCCACGTCGCTTACTAATTAACAGCCGGTTAAGCTCGCTCACCGCGCTTCCCCCGCTAACCACCGGGCTAATCGCCCGGCGCCGTGCAGGAGACGCCGGGGGGTGACGCACGAGGCGCGGGGGCACGAACGCTGAAGCAAACGTGGCGGAGGGACTAGACGGGTCGAGCTGGTGTTTGCTGTTCGGCGACGCGCAGCGGGGCCGCAGGTATGTCGGCCGGTGGGGGCCCCGCGCTCGTTTCGTCTCGTGCGATTCCTATCCCGTCGCGTGCTCCAGTGTCCAGTCCGAGGGGAGGAAAGGACGGGAGGGTTGTGCCACTGGCGCTGCCCGCGCGACATGTCCGCCGCCACGTGTGCCGGGCGGTCGGGTGGGGTCCTCGAGCTTGCCGTACGTGGTGGGCCTCAAACACCTCGACCCTTCTGCGTTCTGTCTTCTCCTTCGCTTCCGTCCGGTCCGGATCACCCATGACGCCACTCGTGCGACGACCATACGCCCTGGAGATTTTTGGATCGGCCGCGTCGTCCGCATGCACGGATCGGTGGAGCTGGAGCAAATGcgacggcacggcacggccgcCGACCGAAGaagccgcgcgcgcgcacgtcgGGCAGGGAAGGAAGGGTTTGCTTCTTCTGGTTTCGATCTCTCTTTCTTTATCAGAAGTTTATAGGGGAAAAGGTTTCTTGCCACAAAGTTCAAGGGATCTAGCTAGCATCGACGTTCGACAATGGGGTAGCAGATAGGGCACGTTCTCACGATCGAGATACAATGGATGTAGCATGTAGTAGAAAGTTAGCGAAAAGAACGCGGTAACAAATGCTAGCTAGCACTTCGATGTGCGGCTTTTCACCGATAGCAGCTGCGGCACTCGATCGATCGTTCTCCGtccagcgtcggcgtcggcgtccccGGTCCCCGTAAGTTCTTCGTGGCAAGCCTGCCTAGTTATAAATTCCTATACTACTTTGATTAAGGGTTCGTAACTGTGAACATTGGtaattatcaaaaaaaaatgtgagcATTGGTAGGTGAATTTTTACAGTCGCTTGTTGCATGTGTCCACGTCGGAACGTTGTGTTTGCGTGTGCGCGCGCACGGGCGATCGAGAGGTTTTCTTGCTTGAATCTGCCATTTGAAGTCATCAGCATTTCCTGAACCTCCGTAAGCACGGGATGTATCGGAATTCGTTTACCAGAGCTGGCAAACTTCTATGAGCGCCTTATAAGCACCTTAAAAGGTACCCActctatttcaaattgtaagtcattttaaaatatttatattcataacttttacttatatatctagacatagtgtatatctactaaaaatgctaaaatgacctatagtttggaacggagggactAGTACCAAAAAGGACAGGACAGTGTGATGAATTCTAGCATCGAGTGCTTATTTGAATCCGATCATGACAAACCTGCCTGGCTGCCTGCACTAgacagctactccctccgtcccacgaAGAATACAATTCTAAGTATGTATCTGGAGTCATTTGTCCAGATACATATCCGAAATTGCATACTTTATAGTACGGAGGGCTTCTAGCCATTCGATTTCGAGCTCCTGAGCTTGATCAAGCTGCTTGGCACCGGCCATGCTGAAACCAAAGCCCTCATGGTCTAGCGTGTCCAATGATCGATAAACTTAGAGGGTGTTGGGATCCTCGGAtcaaactttagtccctatcacatcgaatgtttagatactaattaggagtattaaacatagattatttacaaaactcattgcacagattcatctcgccgtttagcctccatctgtgtaattagttttataattaacttatatttaatcatcctaattagcctccgaatatttgatatgacacggactaaactttacctgcaggatccaaacaccctcttaagGCGAAGACACGGGATGCAGTAAAGTGCTAATCCATTTTTTTTAGAGTAGAGCTCGTCCAATTTGAGTTTGTATACAAACTTTTCCGCGAAGCACAACAGGGATTTAATATGAAACATCTTAGCTCAACACACGCATAGAAAACTAACTGTgcatatttcaaaaaaaaaaagaaatctacTCTACACGCATAAAATATGAAGCGTAGCTGAGACTGCCTAGGACACAACTACACTAGTATCGGTTGGTCCAGTCCGCTGTTCCGTTCTTATCCAGTATGCCAAGAACTTCCGCCGCCAGCGGAGAAATCACCCGTCGATCGCTCTACACGTGTCCTCATATCCACGTGGCACCATCTCAACCTCTGCCTCTTGCCTCGCAACACGTGTTCCACCTCCTCTATAAATACCCGCTCACTCTGCGAATTTACGGCCACCTCGAAAATTCTCTTCCAACTTAAACCGTTTTATGTGCCCGCTCCCCTTCTTCGACGGTTACCAGCTTCACCGTcaatgccgccgccgtcgccgccgccaccaacagGCGAACCGAAGCGCCGACGCCTGCTCTCCCTCCCGGCCGTGTGCCCGTGCGAGGGcatcgcgccggcgccgctactcgcctccctcctctccctcgccaCCGATTTAGCGAGCCGCGGGGCCGGAGACGCGGGCGCCTTCCTCGTGCTCCGCCGCGGCATGCGGCAGGTGGTCAGGATCGCGGGCCTCCTCCTCGCGTTCCTCGAGGAGATCCAGGACGCTTCGGTGGCGCCCACGCTaccgtcggcggcggtgctggggcTCACGGAGCTGCACGTGGCCATGCAGAAGCTGCGGTTCCTCCTCACGGACTGCGCGCGGCGGGGTGCGCGCCTGTGGGTGCTCGTGAACGCCGGACTGGCCGCGTCCGAGCTCCGGGCGGTGCTCGGGTCCGTCGCGGCGGCCTTGGACGCGCTGCCGAAGGGCGTCGTGGAGGCGTTGGTGGAGGCCGGGGAGCTCGCGCGGCTGGCGTCGGAGCAGGCGTGGCGCGTGCCGGTGCGTCcggacgccggcgacgagcgcgcGGCGAGGACCGTTCGGTCGATACTGGAGCAGTTCAAGAGCGGCGTCTCGCCGGACGCCGAGGACGCCAGGCGGGTGCTCCAGCACATCGGGATTAGGACCTGGTCGGAATGCTCCGAGGAGATTGCCTTCCTGGAGGATGAGCTGCGCACGCGAATGGACGGCGCCAGCGGCgacgacagcagcagcagcgacgcgGTACTCATCAACAGCTTGATAGCGTTCCTGGTGTACTGCCGCGTCGTGCTGTTCGATCAGATCGACGTGAGCCCGAAAGcggatgcggcggcgcggccggccagGTGCCCGGACTGGATCAGACCGGACGCGCTGCAGTGCCCGATTACGCTGGACCTCATGACCGACCCGGTGACAGTGTCCACCGGCCAGACGTACGACCGGGCGTCCATCACGCGGTGGATCAAGGCCGGGTGCCGGACGTGCCCGGTCACCGGCGAGCGGCTCCGCACCGCCGACGTCGTCCCGAACGCCGCGCTCCGCGGGATCATCGAGCGGATGCTGCTCAGCAACGGCGTCTCGCTCCCGGACTCGAGCGGCTCGGGGCACCGCCACGGCGCGCTCGCCAACACAGCCGCGCCGTTCGGGcgggccgccgccagcgccgcccgccTCACCGTCACCTACATCGTCGCCCAGATCTCGACGGGCTCGACGGAGGAGCGGCGGAAGGCGACGTGCGAGGCCCGCAAGCTCTGCAAGCACAGCGTGTTCTACCGCGCGTGCCTCGTGGAGGCGAACGCCGTGCCGTGGCTGCTGTGCCTCCTGTCCTCGACGGACGCCTCCGTGCAGGAGAATGCTGTGGCGTCCCTCCTAAACCTCTC from Setaria italica strain Yugu1 chromosome II, Setaria_italica_v2.0, whole genome shotgun sequence encodes the following:
- the LOC101772081 gene encoding U-box domain-containing protein 19, yielding MPPPSPPPPTGEPKRRRLLSLPAVCPCEGIAPAPLLASLLSLATDLASRGAGDAGAFLVLRRGMRQVVRIAGLLLAFLEEIQDASVAPTLPSAAVLGLTELHVAMQKLRFLLTDCARRGARLWVLVNAGLAASELRAVLGSVAAALDALPKGVVEALVEAGELARLASEQAWRVPVRPDAGDERAARTVRSILEQFKSGVSPDAEDARRVLQHIGIRTWSECSEEIAFLEDELRTRMDGASGDDSSSSDAVLINSLIAFLVYCRVVLFDQIDVSPKADAAARPARCPDWIRPDALQCPITLDLMTDPVTVSTGQTYDRASITRWIKAGCRTCPVTGERLRTADVVPNAALRGIIERMLLSNGVSLPDSSGSGHRHGALANTAAPFGRAAASAARLTVTYIVAQISTGSTEERRKATCEARKLCKHSVFYRACLVEANAVPWLLCLLSSTDASVQENAVASLLNLSKHPRGRAALFEAGGVGLVVDVINVGARAEAKQNAAAVLFYLSSDPEHAEEIGRIPESIPTLVQLIRDGAHRGRKNAMVSLYGLLQCASNYGKAVAAGAVAALAAVLSVDCEDLAGDAVALLARLAEHPTGAQAVLARPGLVVRVVEALATSASRSGKDHCVALLVALCRHGGEKVVALLGRMPGLMASLYTLVADGSPQTCKRARALLNMIHRHYEMGDQAAAPAPAPASEASERVVRVL